Proteins from a genomic interval of bacterium:
- a CDS encoding DinB family protein, whose product MNWTELLTDAIEDNFRVADNLMAMVDDEDLDWKPVTGSNWMTTGQLLMHMTNSCGFCCRGFLTGDWSMPECDGAPEGEAPEHESMLPPAEALPATGSVRAAREALAVDRQLALDTVARAGEQKLANEKAAAPWDPDHAELFGRQFLGMVLHLQSHKNQLFYYLKLMGRDVNTMHLWGM is encoded by the coding sequence ATGAACTGGACCGAACTTCTCACCGACGCCATCGAGGACAACTTCCGCGTCGCCGACAACCTGATGGCCATGGTCGACGACGAGGACCTCGACTGGAAACCCGTCACCGGCTCGAACTGGATGACAACCGGCCAGCTGCTGATGCACATGACGAATTCCTGCGGATTCTGCTGCCGCGGCTTCCTGACCGGCGACTGGAGCATGCCCGAATGCGACGGCGCACCGGAAGGCGAGGCGCCGGAACACGAGTCGATGCTGCCCCCGGCCGAGGCCCTGCCGGCCACCGGCAGCGTCAGGGCGGCGCGCGAGGCCCTGGCCGTCGACAGGCAGCTCGCCCTGGACACGGTCGCCCGGGCCGGCGAGCAGAAGCTGGCCAACGAGAAGGCGGCCGCGCCCTGGGACCCCGACCACGCGGAGCTTTTCGGGCGGCAGTTCCTGGGCATGGTGCTGCACTTGCAGTCCCACAAGAACCAGCTGTTCTACTACCTGAAGCTCATGGGGCGCGACGTGAACACGATGCATCTGTGGGGGATGTAG
- a CDS encoding energy transducer TonB produces the protein MSVRDRAAPAAPHIPWAYSLEDAARLPLTGESHPLRREFMKWLSWANGAALLLGALLFAGWWLWSHRQQPEPPPREIRIVRYTDLGVPPSIARPTAPQISVAEAVAEVAAAPSIGVPEPVADELARSRTIATVSEMAEALTPITLDDLDAGEGGSLVVELDIDVSPSPDEFVAVEEEPIRISIDPPVYPQMAMSAGVEGTVIVRVLVGRDGKIKNAIVVDGQEMLRDAAIVCAKTAVFKPALLDHRPVEVWVLMPVTFKLR, from the coding sequence ATGAGCGTTCGGGACAGGGCGGCGCCCGCCGCGCCCCACATCCCCTGGGCCTACTCCCTGGAGGACGCCGCGCGCCTGCCGTTGACCGGCGAGTCGCACCCGTTGCGGCGCGAGTTCATGAAGTGGCTGTCGTGGGCCAACGGCGCCGCGCTGCTGCTGGGCGCCCTGTTGTTCGCGGGCTGGTGGCTCTGGAGCCACCGCCAGCAGCCGGAGCCGCCGCCGCGCGAGATCCGCATCGTCCGCTACACCGACCTGGGCGTGCCACCGTCCATCGCCCGGCCCACGGCGCCGCAGATCAGCGTCGCCGAGGCCGTCGCGGAGGTCGCGGCGGCGCCGTCCATCGGCGTGCCCGAACCGGTCGCCGACGAGCTGGCCCGGAGCCGCACCATCGCCACCGTGTCGGAGATGGCCGAGGCGCTCACGCCCATCACCCTCGACGACCTCGACGCGGGCGAGGGCGGCAGCCTGGTCGTCGAGCTGGACATCGACGTCTCCCCCTCGCCGGACGAGTTCGTGGCCGTCGAGGAGGAGCCCATCCGCATCTCCATCGACCCGCCCGTCTACCCCCAGATGGCCATGTCGGCCGGCGTCGAGGGAACGGTGATCGTGCGCGTGCTCGTGGGCAGGGACGGCAAGATCAAGAACGCCATCGTGGTGGATGGCCAGGAGATGCTGCGGGACGCCGCCATCGTGTGCGCCAAGACGGCCGTCTTCAAGCCGGCCCTGCTGGACCACAGACCGGTCGAGGTGTGGGTCCTGATGCCGGTGACCTTCAAGCTGCGCTGA
- a CDS encoding biopolymer transporter ExbD, producing MADVAVAESGKRKPQESSTLVRPRRRRVGVRIDMTPMVDVAFLLLIFFMVTTVFRRPLAMEVNMPEPGAKVEVPESNVMTVYVDRDESMYYKIGTGGLTPVGWDGLSDDFRANAAANPDLIVLVKIHREARYEPMVDMMDALEDAHMERFSLIPMKEGEDAVLDGMR from the coding sequence GAGAGCGGCAAGCGGAAACCGCAGGAATCCTCCACGCTGGTCCGGCCGCGCCGGCGGCGGGTGGGCGTGCGCATCGACATGACGCCCATGGTGGACGTGGCCTTCCTGCTGCTGATCTTCTTCATGGTCACGACGGTCTTCCGCCGCCCCCTGGCCATGGAGGTGAACATGCCGGAGCCCGGCGCCAAGGTCGAGGTGCCGGAGTCCAACGTGATGACCGTCTACGTGGACCGCGACGAGTCCATGTACTACAAGATCGGCACCGGCGGGCTGACGCCCGTGGGCTGGGACGGGCTGTCCGACGACTTCCGGGCCAACGCCGCGGCCAACCCCGACCTGATCGTCCTGGTCAAGATCCATCGCGAGGCGCGTTACGAACCGATGGTTGACATGATGGACGCGCTCGAGGACGCCCACATGGAGCGGTTCAGCCTGATACCCATGAAGGAAGGCGAGGACGCCGTGCTGGATGGCATGCGATGA